A single genomic interval of Shewanella psychropiezotolerans harbors:
- the sseB gene encoding type III secretion system translocon protein SseB, whose amino-acid sequence MSMSVANQGTSIINSQQPEDIKNQIAARGDSVLSGGISVLYMFMNLLSELADAKYSQMQQKADVSRQAQDMANQVDEVIAEVSKGDDKAMGKLPDDVVKYMHDNGFTIDGMTIDKYMAKNDPNGKGLDKGKLQAVKSALESVSNRASDFVSQSQLQLQKIMQTYNVTVSLLNSMQTMLAEMNKSIAQNIR is encoded by the coding sequence ATGAGTATGTCAGTAGCTAATCAAGGTACCAGTATTATTAATTCTCAGCAGCCTGAAGATATTAAAAATCAGATTGCAGCCAGAGGTGATTCAGTGCTCTCAGGCGGGATTTCAGTGCTCTATATGTTTATGAACCTGCTCTCTGAGCTGGCCGATGCTAAATATAGCCAGATGCAGCAAAAAGCCGATGTTTCCCGTCAGGCGCAGGATATGGCCAATCAAGTCGATGAAGTGATTGCCGAAGTCTCTAAGGGGGACGACAAAGCGATGGGGAAGCTCCCCGATGATGTCGTTAAATATATGCATGACAATGGTTTTACCATCGACGGTATGACAATCGATAAATACATGGCAAAGAATGATCCTAATGGTAAGGGGCTGGATAAAGGCAAGTTGCAGGCGGTGAAATCTGCACTGGAATCGGTGTCAAATCGAGCATCAGACTTTGTGTCGCAATCTCAGTTGCAGCTGCAGAAAATTATGCAGACTTACAACGTCACCGTCAGCCTACTCAACAGTATGCAGACCATGCTCGCTGAGATGAATAAATCCATCGCCCAGAACATACGATAA
- a CDS encoding secretion protein EspA, whose translation MDITNVSTQGTSISNSQAPEDVKNQIASRGDSVLSGGIAVLYMFMNLLSELADAKYGQMQQKADVSRQAQDMANRVDEVIAQVSKGDDKAAEKLPPDVIKYMSDNGFKVDGMTIDNYLSKNDPSAAYLKKLLGKIGEVGPQGMQSASWQDVVSYMDAKGIKVDGQKCSDYIWGLPEVGRRSWQNISKAHMQKIADTLGDAGGLDKGKLQAVKSALESVSNRASDFVSQSQLQLQKIMQTYNVTVSLLNSMQTMLAEMNKSIAQNIR comes from the coding sequence GTGGATATTACAAATGTCTCAACTCAAGGTACCAGTATCAGCAACTCTCAGGCTCCGGAAGATGTGAAGAACCAGATCGCATCTCGAGGGGACTCAGTGCTCTCGGGCGGCATCGCTGTGCTGTATATGTTTATGAATTTGTTGTCTGAGTTGGCCGATGCAAAATATGGTCAGATGCAACAGAAAGCCGATGTTTCTCGTCAGGCTCAGGATATGGCCAATCGCGTCGATGAAGTGATCGCTCAAGTGTCGAAGGGAGATGATAAGGCCGCTGAAAAATTACCGCCTGATGTGATCAAGTATATGAGTGACAACGGTTTTAAAGTCGATGGTATGACCATTGATAATTACCTGAGCAAGAATGATCCCTCGGCGGCTTATCTTAAAAAATTGTTAGGAAAAATTGGTGAAGTGGGTCCACAGGGGATGCAGTCTGCCAGCTGGCAAGACGTAGTCAGTTATATGGATGCTAAGGGCATCAAGGTGGATGGACAAAAGTGTAGCGATTACATTTGGGGTTTGCCTGAGGTGGGACGCCGTTCCTGGCAAAATATCAGTAAAGCTCATATGCAGAAGATTGCCGATACCTTAGGTGATGCGGGTGGCTTAGATAAAGGCAAACTGCAGGCGGTGAAATCTGCACTGGAATCTGTATCGAATCGAGCCTCAGATTTCGTTTCACAGTCACAGCTGCAGCTGCAAAAAATCATGCAAACCTACAATGTGACAGTCAGCTTGCTAAACAGTATGCAGACCATGTTAGCCGAAATGAATAAGTCGATAGCCCAGAACATACGCTAA
- a CDS encoding CesD/SycD/LcrH family type III secretion system chaperone: MNAQVIKSNIDFDKLEANLQLALVDQITLAEMAGLTSQDLEAVYDSGQNKYQAGFPAQAIVDFTYLVMHQPWDRRFHMALASTLHWLGEFQHALTFYGYALVMDACDPGASFRIAQCLLSLDEESAAIEALQTAITQSFSHPEHHEIGVLAQELLTKLNH; this comes from the coding sequence ATGAATGCTCAAGTGATTAAATCAAATATAGATTTTGACAAGTTAGAGGCGAATCTACAATTGGCATTGGTGGACCAAATAACCTTAGCCGAAATGGCAGGACTCACCAGCCAAGATTTAGAAGCGGTATATGACTCGGGCCAGAATAAATATCAAGCCGGTTTTCCAGCTCAAGCCATAGTGGATTTTACCTATTTAGTGATGCATCAGCCCTGGGATCGACGCTTCCACATGGCATTGGCATCGACATTACACTGGTTAGGCGAGTTTCAACATGCACTGACTTTCTATGGCTATGCCTTAGTCATGGATGCCTGTGATCCCGGTGCGTCTTTTCGGATCGCCCAATGCTTATTGAGTTTAGATGAGGAGTCGGCGGCAATAGAAGCACTACAAACCGCGATCACACAAAGTTTTAGCCATCCTGAACACCATGAGATAGGTGTACTGGCGCAGGAATTACTGACCAAGCTTAACCACTGA
- a CDS encoding SycD/LcrH family type III secretion system chaperone, translated as MKQQEFEVLEHFLQRGGSLRMLADVEQTDLNILYQYALQLMACRDQQGAKRLFYLLMRIDQWNYDYCFSLGICCQQLDEHEEAIFCLGRAGMIKVDNPLPAYHAGLSYLALGNKGYAVKSFNASLRWCQGHPESGDIAASAQQGLASITEESSHVN; from the coding sequence ATGAAACAACAAGAATTTGAAGTACTTGAGCATTTTCTTCAGCGAGGCGGTTCCTTACGTATGTTGGCCGATGTGGAGCAGACTGATCTCAATATCTTATATCAATATGCATTGCAGCTGATGGCTTGCCGGGATCAACAAGGGGCAAAACGACTCTTCTATCTCCTGATGCGTATCGACCAGTGGAACTATGACTACTGTTTCTCACTGGGGATATGTTGCCAGCAGTTAGATGAACATGAAGAGGCCATCTTTTGTTTGGGACGAGCAGGCATGATCAAGGTCGATAATCCTTTGCCAGCCTACCATGCGGGATTGAGTTACCTCGCGCTAGGGAACAAAGGTTATGCCGTAAAAAGTTTCAATGCCAGTTTACGTTGGTGTCAGGGCCACCCAGAAAGTGGCGATATTGCCGCCAGTGCGCAGCAAGGTTTAGCGTCGATCACTGAGGAGAGTTCCCATGTCAATTAA
- a CDS encoding type III secretion system translocon protein, with amino-acid sequence MSINSVVERGSENLNGSYGAARARDVAKASLPDWSRPVILNQTEHTDYHQGPVTMKEAEKALQRILTPFFDGKKSEVSGNHGTGGSLASLEKASMDAMVLMAANLSISTFADTANSAMKASKIMTDTQEFLRDKKVKEYQEQLAKAIEQSDKAQKGGVFGAIFDWIVGAVEAIYGAIKLVEGALRCAVGDVAGGALEIAGGAAYLAAGVAGMVKAAAETAILCGADKEKCQSVIDVAGKVQLGCEMVGMALDIFQAGRAISATRSIAKGTETVMKEAAPKLVEGISKGSSEAVTSVAKEVGKQVAEQVTDQVIANLGKGLKEAAEQGGRQLASGVMDAFSKQAIEELVTRSVEAVGKQAIKKGIAVTAEEITKQVVKEVSHEVIKTAIKACMFTSLDVIRATAGAGKAITEGSIALEKAKLQKQIEELILKQNFVEFCYDWYDKAKEQQMKSVKDLIDKQGDSLDGASKVISQTGAIQARIAGSTV; translated from the coding sequence ATGTCAATTAATAGTGTTGTCGAGCGAGGAAGCGAAAACCTTAACGGGAGTTACGGCGCGGCGCGAGCCCGGGATGTGGCAAAAGCCAGTTTACCCGATTGGTCCAGGCCTGTGATCTTAAATCAGACCGAACACACAGACTATCACCAAGGTCCAGTGACCATGAAAGAGGCGGAGAAAGCACTGCAACGTATCTTAACGCCTTTCTTCGACGGGAAAAAAAGTGAAGTGAGTGGCAATCACGGAACGGGGGGCTCCTTAGCTTCATTAGAAAAAGCCTCTATGGATGCCATGGTTCTGATGGCGGCGAATCTGAGCATATCTACTTTTGCCGATACGGCTAATTCAGCCATGAAAGCCAGCAAGATAATGACAGATACCCAAGAGTTTCTTCGTGATAAAAAAGTGAAGGAGTATCAGGAGCAGCTGGCGAAAGCGATAGAACAATCCGATAAGGCTCAGAAAGGCGGTGTTTTTGGTGCCATCTTCGATTGGATTGTGGGCGCTGTCGAAGCCATCTATGGAGCAATCAAATTAGTCGAAGGGGCATTGCGCTGCGCCGTGGGGGATGTTGCGGGTGGTGCTTTGGAAATAGCTGGCGGCGCCGCATACCTGGCTGCTGGGGTGGCGGGCATGGTTAAGGCCGCGGCGGAAACCGCCATCCTGTGCGGTGCGGACAAGGAGAAGTGCCAAAGTGTTATCGATGTTGCGGGTAAGGTGCAATTGGGCTGCGAAATGGTCGGTATGGCCTTAGACATCTTCCAGGCGGGTCGGGCTATTTCGGCAACACGTTCCATCGCCAAAGGAACCGAAACTGTGATGAAAGAGGCGGCACCTAAACTCGTGGAGGGCATAAGTAAAGGCTCATCTGAGGCCGTGACAAGTGTTGCAAAAGAGGTCGGTAAGCAGGTCGCCGAACAGGTAACAGATCAAGTGATAGCTAATTTAGGCAAGGGGCTTAAGGAAGCGGCCGAACAAGGAGGGCGTCAACTCGCCAGCGGGGTGATGGATGCCTTTAGTAAGCAGGCCATCGAGGAGCTGGTGACACGCTCAGTCGAAGCGGTGGGCAAACAAGCGATTAAAAAGGGTATCGCGGTGACCGCCGAAGAGATCACTAAACAGGTGGTTAAAGAGGTCAGTCACGAAGTGATAAAGACGGCTATCAAGGCCTGTATGTTCACCAGTCTCGATGTTATACGTGCGACGGCTGGAGCCGGAAAGGCCATTACCGAGGGCAGTATAGCCCTAGAAAAAGCCAAGCTACAGAAGCAGATTGAGGAGCTGATTTTGAAGCAAAACTTTGTCGAATTTTGTTATGACTGGTACGACAAAGCCAAGGAACAGCAGATGAAATCTGTGAAAGATCTTATTGATAAACAAGGTGATAGTTTAGATGGTGCCAGTAAGGTGATCAGCCAGACCGGTGCTATACAGGCAAGAATCGCAGGCTCAACAGTATAA
- the sseE gene encoding type III secretion system effector protein SseE, whose amino-acid sequence MDPVTQYLAHQGIEVSPAYFETSQFEWGKRWDSQHWSLVYRVDDSTLTICDFSSKGNNTGISSAVSELIEQLKVIRRKVPQIKQIRGMVIYDAGLPVQRLTRKALHDVLVQQGAKEVNQDGNTWLVY is encoded by the coding sequence ATGGATCCGGTCACACAATATTTAGCTCATCAGGGTATAGAGGTGAGCCCAGCTTACTTTGAAACCAGTCAATTTGAGTGGGGAAAACGTTGGGACAGTCAGCACTGGTCACTGGTTTATCGTGTCGATGATAGCACCCTCACCATTTGTGATTTTTCCAGTAAAGGCAACAATACCGGCATCAGTAGCGCCGTATCTGAGCTGATTGAGCAACTCAAGGTCATACGTCGTAAGGTTCCGCAAATTAAACAGATTCGAGGCATGGTTATTTATGATGCTGGCTTACCTGTCCAGCGACTGACACGTAAGGCCCTGCATGATGTGTTGGTGCAGCAAGGCGCAAAAGAGGTCAATCAAGACGGTAACACCTGGTTGGTGTATTAG
- the sseD gene encoding type III secretion system translocon protein SseD: protein MTDMTTISGQSPITAPNTTDKLDELNDNCGSDGMDAISQINDLMLKLAEMFKKLRNILQDYNVKQQELGWNVQIASMDDKRAAIDKACESAMWTGALEIAGGVIGMAGVGLSSKFGDAATHMSNAFGKGLEGTGKLVGAGISKEAELERTISEFKASNAQSYLKGANELSDKAKQISEQMRALIKDLVDLHGRISSAVHN from the coding sequence ATGACAGACATGACAACTATTTCAGGTCAGAGTCCCATTACAGCGCCTAACACCACAGATAAACTTGATGAACTCAATGACAATTGTGGCAGTGACGGTATGGATGCTATCTCTCAGATCAACGACCTTATGTTGAAGTTAGCGGAGATGTTTAAGAAGCTGCGCAACATATTACAGGACTACAACGTCAAGCAACAAGAGTTGGGGTGGAATGTGCAAATCGCCTCGATGGATGATAAGCGCGCCGCGATAGATAAGGCCTGCGAATCTGCGATGTGGACTGGCGCCCTCGAGATTGCCGGTGGCGTGATCGGTATGGCGGGTGTCGGACTATCGAGTAAGTTTGGTGATGCGGCAACTCATATGAGTAACGCGTTTGGCAAAGGTCTGGAGGGGACTGGAAAACTTGTCGGCGCGGGGATCAGTAAGGAAGCCGAGTTGGAGCGTACTATTTCCGAGTTTAAGGCCAGTAATGCCCAGAGCTATCTTAAGGGGGCCAATGAACTTAGTGATAAGGCTAAGCAGATTTCAGAGCAAATGCGCGCCTTGATCAAAGATCTGGTGGATCTTCACGGCCGCATCAGTTCGGCCGTGCATAACTAG